A stretch of the Panicum virgatum strain AP13 chromosome 9N, P.virgatum_v5, whole genome shotgun sequence genome encodes the following:
- the LOC120687722 gene encoding probable inactive leucine-rich repeat receptor-like protein kinase At3g03770 isoform X2, producing MARPGHLLLIFFSVFLALLPETTQLQPSQVWTLIKIQQLLNDPPMLSHWRHSTDFCGGAGGFMGPTGSAAVLCYGDTVTQLHIAAAAGSPPLPRNFSVGALVTTLSRLPDLKVLTLSSIGLWGPLPGKLGRLAALEIVNVSGNFLYGDIPRGMSRLAGLQTLVLDDNLLGGELPAWIGALPSMAVLSLRNNTLQGAVPESVGSMPSLRSLVLASNNLSGNLPDMSRLTNLQVIDVGGNSLGPAFPKLGRKVVTAVLSRNRFGGGLPEALGSFYLLERLDVSWNRFVGPFTPALLSLPSIRYLSIAGNRFTGTLSDKTPCGDNLQFVDLSLNLLMGSIPFCLRSPDRKPGMVVLDSTNCLDDSDGSQRPSPFCQNQALAVGIVPGKEKKNIARHAGFVAGIVMAVLVVVSVVGFIVFLGVRKAAMKGGSKARTLATSEEDSSSTGYPSKLLAEARYISQTVKLGALGIPSYRSFSLVELEAATNNFENSYLVGQDSLGEMYRGRLGNGTPVTIRTLKIKRSQTTQSLNRHIDTISRLRHQNLVSALGHCFEYDLDDSTVTQLYIVFEYVQNGNLRSRISQGTEGCKLTWSQRISAAIGIAKGIQFLHGGIIPGIVGNDLRITNILLDQNHVAKIGSYNIPILAEAMKSEGNKFQTDSPMYSDKADIFDFGVILLEVVSGKTITSMYEVDILKELLAWAIADEDRVRRRSFADPAVSKGCSDESLRTVMEICQRCLAKEPAQRPSVEDVLWNLQFSAQVQDDWEVEAWSSGAGSPVSSSSRVTRSSRLNLSR from the exons ATGGCGAGGCCGGGACATCTCCTGCTTATCTTCTTCTCGGTGTTTCTTGCGTTGCTCCCGGAGACCACACAGCTCCAGCCTTCGCAGGTATGGACTCTGATCAAGATCCAACAGCTCCTGAACGACCCTCCAATGCTCAGCCACTGGCGCCACAGCACCGACttctgcggcggcgccggcggcttcaTGGGCCCTACGGGCTCGGCCGCCGTCTTGTGCTACGGGGACACCGTGACGCAGCtccacatcgccgccgccgcgggctccccGCCGCTGCCCAGGAACTTCTCCGTCGGCGCATTGGTCACGACGCTGTCCAGGCTCCCCGACCTCAAGGTGCTCACGCTGTCCAGCATCGGCCTCTGGGGGCCCCTGCCAGGGAAGCTCGGCCGGCTGGCGGCGCTGGAGATCGTCAATGTCAGCGGAAACTTCCTCTACGGCGACATCCCGAGGGGCATGTcgcggctcgccggcctccaGACGCTGGTCCTCGATGACAACTTACTGGGCGGCGAGCTGCCGGCGTGGATCGGCGCGCTGCCGTCGATGGCCGTGCTGAGCCTGCGGAACAACACGCTCCAAGGCGCCGTGCCGGAGTCCGTCGGGAGCATGCCGTCGCTGAGGTCGCTCGTGCTCGCGTCGAACAACCTGTCCGGGAACCTGCCGGACATGAGCCGCCTGACCAACCTCCAGGTGATCGACGTCGGCGGCAACTCGCTCGGACCAGCATTCCCTAAGCTCGGGAGGAAGGTGGTCACCGCGGTGCTGAGCCGGAACAggttcggcggcggcctcccggAAGCGCTGGGCTCGTTCTACCTGCTGGAGCGGCTGGACGTGTCCTGGAACCGGTTCGTTGGCCCGTTCACGCCGGCGCTGCTGTCCCTGCCGTCCATCCGGTACCTCAGCATCGCCGGGAACAGGTTCACCGGCACGCTGTCCGACAAGACGCCGTGCGGCGACAACCTCCAGTTCGTCGACCTGTCGTTGAATCTCCTCATGGGAAGCATACCATTCTGCTTGAGATCACCGGACAGGAAGCCAGGCATGGTGGTGCTCGACTCGACCAACTGCTTGGACGACAGTGATGGCTCACAACGCCCCTCACCGTTCTGTCAGAACCAAGCCTTGGCCGTGGGCATAGTGcccggcaaggagaagaagaacatTGCCAGGCACGCAGGCTTCGTCGCCGGCATTGTGATGGCGGTCCTTGTCGTCGTTTCAGTTGTCGGTTTCATTGTCTTCCTCGGCGTGAGGAAGGCGGCCATGAAAGGTGGTTCAAAGGCAAGGACTCTGGCAACTTCAGAGGAAGACAGTTCTTCGACTGGGTACCCTTCCAAGCTGCTCGCTGAAGCAC GATACATATCGCAGACGGTGAAGCTGGGAGCTCTGGGGATCCCATCATACAGATCATTTTCTTTGGTGGAGCTTGAAGCCGCAACTAACAACTTTGAAAACTCTTACCTAGTGGGACAAGACTCTCTTGGCGAG ATGTACCGAGGAAGGTTAGGGAATGGCACCCCAGTGACGATCAGGACCCTGAAGATCAAGAGGAGCCAGACTACCCAAAGCTTAAACCGTCACATTGATACCATCTCTAGGCTCAGGCATCAAAACTTGGTCAGCGCTCTAGGACACTGTTTTGAGTATGATCTTGACGATTCCACTGTGACCCAGCTGTACATTGTGTTCGAGTACGTGCAAAACGGGAACCTTAGGAGCAGGATCTCGC AAGGAACTGAAGGATGCAAGCTCACATGGTCACAAAGGATATCAGCTGCCATCGGTATTGCCAAGGGTATCCAGTTCTTGCACGGAGGGATCATACCTGGTATAGTTGGAAATGATCTGAGGATCACCAATATTCTTCTAGATCAGAATCATGTTGCCAAAATCGGCAGCTACAATATACCAATCCTAGCAGAGGCCATGAAATCTGAG GGAAACAAGTTCCAAACTGATAG tCCGATGTACAGCGATAAGGCCGACATCTTCGATTTTGGGGTGATCCTACTTGAGGTTGTGTCCGGGAAGACCATCACATCCATGTATGAGGTGGATATACTGAAAGAACTG CTTGCCTGGGCAATCGCCGACGAGGACCGGGTCAGAAGGAGGAGCTTCGCGGACCCGGCGGTGAGCAAGGGGTGCTCAGACGAGTCATTGAGGACTGTCATGGAGATCTGCCAGAGGTGCCTGGCCAAGGAGCCCGCGCAGCGGCCATCAGTGGAGGACGTGCTCTGGAACCTGCAGTTCTCTGCCCAGGTGCAGGACGACTGGGAGGTGGAAGCCTGGAGCAGCGGCGCCGGGAGCCCGGTGTCGTCGTCGTCCAGGGTCACCAGGTCATCTCGGCTGAACTTGAGCAGATGA
- the LOC120687722 gene encoding probable inactive leucine-rich repeat receptor-like protein kinase At3g03770 isoform X1, with protein sequence MARPGHLLLIFFSVFLALLPETTQLQPSQVWTLIKIQQLLNDPPMLSHWRHSTDFCGGAGGFMGPTGSAAVLCYGDTVTQLHIAAAAGSPPLPRNFSVGALVTTLSRLPDLKVLTLSSIGLWGPLPGKLGRLAALEIVNVSGNFLYGDIPRGMSRLAGLQTLVLDDNLLGGELPAWIGALPSMAVLSLRNNTLQGAVPESVGSMPSLRSLVLASNNLSGNLPDMSRLTNLQVIDVGGNSLGPAFPKLGRKVVTAVLSRNRFGGGLPEALGSFYLLERLDVSWNRFVGPFTPALLSLPSIRYLSIAGNRFTGTLSDKTPCGDNLQFVDLSLNLLMGSIPFCLRSPDRKPGMVVLDSTNCLDDSDGSQRPSPFCQNQALAVGIVPGKEKKNIARHAGFVAGIVMAVLVVVSVVGFIVFLGVRKAAMKGGSKARTLATSEEDSSSTGYPSKLLAEARYISQTVKLGALGIPSYRSFSLVELEAATNNFENSYLVGQDSLGEMYRGRLGNGTPVTIRTLKIKRSQTTQSLNRHIDTISRLRHQNLVSALGHCFEYDLDDSTVTQLYIVFEYVQNGNLRSRISQGTEGCKLTWSQRISAAIGIAKGIQFLHGGIIPGIVGNDLRITNILLDQNHVAKIGSYNIPILAEAMKSEKGNKFQTDSPMYSDKADIFDFGVILLEVVSGKTITSMYEVDILKELLAWAIADEDRVRRRSFADPAVSKGCSDESLRTVMEICQRCLAKEPAQRPSVEDVLWNLQFSAQVQDDWEVEAWSSGAGSPVSSSSRVTRSSRLNLSR encoded by the exons ATGGCGAGGCCGGGACATCTCCTGCTTATCTTCTTCTCGGTGTTTCTTGCGTTGCTCCCGGAGACCACACAGCTCCAGCCTTCGCAGGTATGGACTCTGATCAAGATCCAACAGCTCCTGAACGACCCTCCAATGCTCAGCCACTGGCGCCACAGCACCGACttctgcggcggcgccggcggcttcaTGGGCCCTACGGGCTCGGCCGCCGTCTTGTGCTACGGGGACACCGTGACGCAGCtccacatcgccgccgccgcgggctccccGCCGCTGCCCAGGAACTTCTCCGTCGGCGCATTGGTCACGACGCTGTCCAGGCTCCCCGACCTCAAGGTGCTCACGCTGTCCAGCATCGGCCTCTGGGGGCCCCTGCCAGGGAAGCTCGGCCGGCTGGCGGCGCTGGAGATCGTCAATGTCAGCGGAAACTTCCTCTACGGCGACATCCCGAGGGGCATGTcgcggctcgccggcctccaGACGCTGGTCCTCGATGACAACTTACTGGGCGGCGAGCTGCCGGCGTGGATCGGCGCGCTGCCGTCGATGGCCGTGCTGAGCCTGCGGAACAACACGCTCCAAGGCGCCGTGCCGGAGTCCGTCGGGAGCATGCCGTCGCTGAGGTCGCTCGTGCTCGCGTCGAACAACCTGTCCGGGAACCTGCCGGACATGAGCCGCCTGACCAACCTCCAGGTGATCGACGTCGGCGGCAACTCGCTCGGACCAGCATTCCCTAAGCTCGGGAGGAAGGTGGTCACCGCGGTGCTGAGCCGGAACAggttcggcggcggcctcccggAAGCGCTGGGCTCGTTCTACCTGCTGGAGCGGCTGGACGTGTCCTGGAACCGGTTCGTTGGCCCGTTCACGCCGGCGCTGCTGTCCCTGCCGTCCATCCGGTACCTCAGCATCGCCGGGAACAGGTTCACCGGCACGCTGTCCGACAAGACGCCGTGCGGCGACAACCTCCAGTTCGTCGACCTGTCGTTGAATCTCCTCATGGGAAGCATACCATTCTGCTTGAGATCACCGGACAGGAAGCCAGGCATGGTGGTGCTCGACTCGACCAACTGCTTGGACGACAGTGATGGCTCACAACGCCCCTCACCGTTCTGTCAGAACCAAGCCTTGGCCGTGGGCATAGTGcccggcaaggagaagaagaacatTGCCAGGCACGCAGGCTTCGTCGCCGGCATTGTGATGGCGGTCCTTGTCGTCGTTTCAGTTGTCGGTTTCATTGTCTTCCTCGGCGTGAGGAAGGCGGCCATGAAAGGTGGTTCAAAGGCAAGGACTCTGGCAACTTCAGAGGAAGACAGTTCTTCGACTGGGTACCCTTCCAAGCTGCTCGCTGAAGCAC GATACATATCGCAGACGGTGAAGCTGGGAGCTCTGGGGATCCCATCATACAGATCATTTTCTTTGGTGGAGCTTGAAGCCGCAACTAACAACTTTGAAAACTCTTACCTAGTGGGACAAGACTCTCTTGGCGAG ATGTACCGAGGAAGGTTAGGGAATGGCACCCCAGTGACGATCAGGACCCTGAAGATCAAGAGGAGCCAGACTACCCAAAGCTTAAACCGTCACATTGATACCATCTCTAGGCTCAGGCATCAAAACTTGGTCAGCGCTCTAGGACACTGTTTTGAGTATGATCTTGACGATTCCACTGTGACCCAGCTGTACATTGTGTTCGAGTACGTGCAAAACGGGAACCTTAGGAGCAGGATCTCGC AAGGAACTGAAGGATGCAAGCTCACATGGTCACAAAGGATATCAGCTGCCATCGGTATTGCCAAGGGTATCCAGTTCTTGCACGGAGGGATCATACCTGGTATAGTTGGAAATGATCTGAGGATCACCAATATTCTTCTAGATCAGAATCATGTTGCCAAAATCGGCAGCTACAATATACCAATCCTAGCAGAGGCCATGAAATCTGAG AAGGGAAACAAGTTCCAAACTGATAG tCCGATGTACAGCGATAAGGCCGACATCTTCGATTTTGGGGTGATCCTACTTGAGGTTGTGTCCGGGAAGACCATCACATCCATGTATGAGGTGGATATACTGAAAGAACTG CTTGCCTGGGCAATCGCCGACGAGGACCGGGTCAGAAGGAGGAGCTTCGCGGACCCGGCGGTGAGCAAGGGGTGCTCAGACGAGTCATTGAGGACTGTCATGGAGATCTGCCAGAGGTGCCTGGCCAAGGAGCCCGCGCAGCGGCCATCAGTGGAGGACGTGCTCTGGAACCTGCAGTTCTCTGCCCAGGTGCAGGACGACTGGGAGGTGGAAGCCTGGAGCAGCGGCGCCGGGAGCCCGGTGTCGTCGTCGTCCAGGGTCACCAGGTCATCTCGGCTGAACTTGAGCAGATGA
- the LOC120687722 gene encoding probable inactive leucine-rich repeat receptor-like protein kinase At3g03770 isoform X3, translated as MARPGHLLLIFFSVFLALLPETTQLQPSQVWTLIKIQQLLNDPPMLSHWRHSTDFCGGAGGFMGPTGSAAVLCYGDTVTQLHIAAAAGSPPLPRNFSVGALVTTLSRLPDLKVLTLSSIGLWGPLPGKLGRLAALEIVNVSGNFLYGDIPRGMSRLAGLQTLVLDDNLLGGELPAWIGALPSMAVLSLRNNTLQGAVPESVGSMPSLRSLVLASNNLSGNLPDMSRLTNLQVIDVGGNSLGPAFPKLGRKVVTAVLSRNRFGGGLPEALGSFYLLERLDVSWNRFVGPFTPALLSLPSIRYLSIAGNRFTGTLSDKTPCGDNLQFVDLSLNLLMGSIPFCLRSPDRKPGMVVLDSTNCLDDSDGSQRPSPFCQNQALAVGIVPGKEKKNIARHAGFVAGIVMAVLVVVSVVGFIVFLGVRKAAMKGGSKARTLATSEEDSSSTGYPSKLLAEARYISQTVKLGALGIPSYRSFSLVELEAATNNFENSYLVGQDSLGEMYRGRLGNGTPVTIRTLKIKRSQTTQSLNRHIDTISRLRHQNLVSALGHCFEYDLDDSTVTQLYIVFEYVQNGNLRSRISQGTEGCKLTWSQRISAAIGIAKGIQFLHGGIIPGIVGNDLRITNILLDQNHVAKIGSYNIPILAEAMKSEKGNKFQTDSPMYSDKADIFDFGVILLEVVSGKTITSMYELAWAIADEDRVRRRSFADPAVSKGCSDESLRTVMEICQRCLAKEPAQRPSVEDVLWNLQFSAQVQDDWEVEAWSSGAGSPVSSSSRVTRSSRLNLSR; from the exons ATGGCGAGGCCGGGACATCTCCTGCTTATCTTCTTCTCGGTGTTTCTTGCGTTGCTCCCGGAGACCACACAGCTCCAGCCTTCGCAGGTATGGACTCTGATCAAGATCCAACAGCTCCTGAACGACCCTCCAATGCTCAGCCACTGGCGCCACAGCACCGACttctgcggcggcgccggcggcttcaTGGGCCCTACGGGCTCGGCCGCCGTCTTGTGCTACGGGGACACCGTGACGCAGCtccacatcgccgccgccgcgggctccccGCCGCTGCCCAGGAACTTCTCCGTCGGCGCATTGGTCACGACGCTGTCCAGGCTCCCCGACCTCAAGGTGCTCACGCTGTCCAGCATCGGCCTCTGGGGGCCCCTGCCAGGGAAGCTCGGCCGGCTGGCGGCGCTGGAGATCGTCAATGTCAGCGGAAACTTCCTCTACGGCGACATCCCGAGGGGCATGTcgcggctcgccggcctccaGACGCTGGTCCTCGATGACAACTTACTGGGCGGCGAGCTGCCGGCGTGGATCGGCGCGCTGCCGTCGATGGCCGTGCTGAGCCTGCGGAACAACACGCTCCAAGGCGCCGTGCCGGAGTCCGTCGGGAGCATGCCGTCGCTGAGGTCGCTCGTGCTCGCGTCGAACAACCTGTCCGGGAACCTGCCGGACATGAGCCGCCTGACCAACCTCCAGGTGATCGACGTCGGCGGCAACTCGCTCGGACCAGCATTCCCTAAGCTCGGGAGGAAGGTGGTCACCGCGGTGCTGAGCCGGAACAggttcggcggcggcctcccggAAGCGCTGGGCTCGTTCTACCTGCTGGAGCGGCTGGACGTGTCCTGGAACCGGTTCGTTGGCCCGTTCACGCCGGCGCTGCTGTCCCTGCCGTCCATCCGGTACCTCAGCATCGCCGGGAACAGGTTCACCGGCACGCTGTCCGACAAGACGCCGTGCGGCGACAACCTCCAGTTCGTCGACCTGTCGTTGAATCTCCTCATGGGAAGCATACCATTCTGCTTGAGATCACCGGACAGGAAGCCAGGCATGGTGGTGCTCGACTCGACCAACTGCTTGGACGACAGTGATGGCTCACAACGCCCCTCACCGTTCTGTCAGAACCAAGCCTTGGCCGTGGGCATAGTGcccggcaaggagaagaagaacatTGCCAGGCACGCAGGCTTCGTCGCCGGCATTGTGATGGCGGTCCTTGTCGTCGTTTCAGTTGTCGGTTTCATTGTCTTCCTCGGCGTGAGGAAGGCGGCCATGAAAGGTGGTTCAAAGGCAAGGACTCTGGCAACTTCAGAGGAAGACAGTTCTTCGACTGGGTACCCTTCCAAGCTGCTCGCTGAAGCAC GATACATATCGCAGACGGTGAAGCTGGGAGCTCTGGGGATCCCATCATACAGATCATTTTCTTTGGTGGAGCTTGAAGCCGCAACTAACAACTTTGAAAACTCTTACCTAGTGGGACAAGACTCTCTTGGCGAG ATGTACCGAGGAAGGTTAGGGAATGGCACCCCAGTGACGATCAGGACCCTGAAGATCAAGAGGAGCCAGACTACCCAAAGCTTAAACCGTCACATTGATACCATCTCTAGGCTCAGGCATCAAAACTTGGTCAGCGCTCTAGGACACTGTTTTGAGTATGATCTTGACGATTCCACTGTGACCCAGCTGTACATTGTGTTCGAGTACGTGCAAAACGGGAACCTTAGGAGCAGGATCTCGC AAGGAACTGAAGGATGCAAGCTCACATGGTCACAAAGGATATCAGCTGCCATCGGTATTGCCAAGGGTATCCAGTTCTTGCACGGAGGGATCATACCTGGTATAGTTGGAAATGATCTGAGGATCACCAATATTCTTCTAGATCAGAATCATGTTGCCAAAATCGGCAGCTACAATATACCAATCCTAGCAGAGGCCATGAAATCTGAG AAGGGAAACAAGTTCCAAACTGATAG tCCGATGTACAGCGATAAGGCCGACATCTTCGATTTTGGGGTGATCCTACTTGAGGTTGTGTCCGGGAAGACCATCACATCCATGTATGAG CTTGCCTGGGCAATCGCCGACGAGGACCGGGTCAGAAGGAGGAGCTTCGCGGACCCGGCGGTGAGCAAGGGGTGCTCAGACGAGTCATTGAGGACTGTCATGGAGATCTGCCAGAGGTGCCTGGCCAAGGAGCCCGCGCAGCGGCCATCAGTGGAGGACGTGCTCTGGAACCTGCAGTTCTCTGCCCAGGTGCAGGACGACTGGGAGGTGGAAGCCTGGAGCAGCGGCGCCGGGAGCCCGGTGTCGTCGTCGTCCAGGGTCACCAGGTCATCTCGGCTGAACTTGAGCAGATGA
- the LOC120688328 gene encoding basic blue protein-like produces MASKQMLVLVAAALAVAFLPAPLAAATEHWVGDDKGWTLGFNYSAWAQTKQFKVGDTLVFKYSEPSHTVVEVSGADFKTCSKPENAMVLTTGQDQVTLSEAGRRWFVCSVGAHCQNGMKVRIDVLAAEEAAAGPSAVPPPPTSPAARVHARLAQAVLAVTAVIAAVVVF; encoded by the exons ATGGCCTCCAAGCAGATGCTCGTGCTCGTcgcggccgccctcgccgtcgccttcctcccggcgccgctcgccgccgccacggaaCACTGGGTGGGCGACGACAAGGGCTGGACCCTCGGCTTCAACTACTCCGCCTGGGCCCAGACCAAGCAGTTCAAGGTCGGCGACACGCTAG TGTTCAAGTACAGCGAACCCAGCCACACGGTGGTGGAGGTCAGCGGCGCCGACTTCAAGACGTGCAGCAAGCCAGAGAACGCCATGGTGCTCACCACCGGACAGGACCAGGTCACGCTCagcgaggccggccggcggtggtTCGTCTGCAGCGTCGGCGCGCACTGCCAGAACGGCATGAAGGTCAGGATAGACGTCCTTGccgccgaggaggccgccgcgggTCCGTccgcggtgccgccgccgccgaccagccCCGCGGCCAGGGTCCACGCGCGCCTCGCGCAGGCCGTGCTCGCGGTGACCGCCGTGATCGCCGCCGTGGTCGTGTTCTAG
- the LOC120687722 gene encoding probable inactive leucine-rich repeat receptor-like protein kinase At3g03770 isoform X4: protein MARPGHLLLIFFSVFLALLPETTQLQPSQVWTLIKIQQLLNDPPMLSHWRHSTDFCGGAGGFMGPTGSAAVLCYGDTVTQLHIAAAAGSPPLPRNFSVGALVTTLSRLPDLKVLTLSSIGLWGPLPGKLGRLAALEIVNVSGNFLYGDIPRGMSRLAGLQTLVLDDNLLGGELPAWIGALPSMAVLSLRNNTLQGAVPESVGSMPSLRSLVLASNNLSGNLPDMSRLTNLQVIDVGGNSLGPAFPKLGRKVVTAVLSRNRFGGGLPEALGSFYLLERLDVSWNRFVGPFTPALLSLPSIRYLSIAGNRFTGTLSDKTPCGDNLQFVDLSLNLLMGSIPFCLRSPDRKPGMVVLDSTNCLDDSDGSQRPSPFCQNQALAVGIVPGKEKKNIARHAGFVAGIVMAVLVVVSVVGFIVFLGVRKAAMKGGSKARTLATSEEDSSSTGYPSKLLAEARYISQTVKLGALGIPSYRSFSLVELEAATNNFENSYLVGQDSLGEMYRGRLGNGTPVTIRTLKIKRSQTTQSLNRHIDTISRLRHQNLVSALGHCFEYDLDDSTVTQLYIVFEYVQNGNLRSRISQGTEGCKLTWSQRISAAIGIAKGIQFLHGGIIPGIVGNDLRITNILLDQNHVAKIGSYNIPILAEAMKSEGNKFQTDSPMYSDKADIFDFGVILLEVVSGKTITSMYELAWAIADEDRVRRRSFADPAVSKGCSDESLRTVMEICQRCLAKEPAQRPSVEDVLWNLQFSAQVQDDWEVEAWSSGAGSPVSSSSRVTRSSRLNLSR, encoded by the exons ATGGCGAGGCCGGGACATCTCCTGCTTATCTTCTTCTCGGTGTTTCTTGCGTTGCTCCCGGAGACCACACAGCTCCAGCCTTCGCAGGTATGGACTCTGATCAAGATCCAACAGCTCCTGAACGACCCTCCAATGCTCAGCCACTGGCGCCACAGCACCGACttctgcggcggcgccggcggcttcaTGGGCCCTACGGGCTCGGCCGCCGTCTTGTGCTACGGGGACACCGTGACGCAGCtccacatcgccgccgccgcgggctccccGCCGCTGCCCAGGAACTTCTCCGTCGGCGCATTGGTCACGACGCTGTCCAGGCTCCCCGACCTCAAGGTGCTCACGCTGTCCAGCATCGGCCTCTGGGGGCCCCTGCCAGGGAAGCTCGGCCGGCTGGCGGCGCTGGAGATCGTCAATGTCAGCGGAAACTTCCTCTACGGCGACATCCCGAGGGGCATGTcgcggctcgccggcctccaGACGCTGGTCCTCGATGACAACTTACTGGGCGGCGAGCTGCCGGCGTGGATCGGCGCGCTGCCGTCGATGGCCGTGCTGAGCCTGCGGAACAACACGCTCCAAGGCGCCGTGCCGGAGTCCGTCGGGAGCATGCCGTCGCTGAGGTCGCTCGTGCTCGCGTCGAACAACCTGTCCGGGAACCTGCCGGACATGAGCCGCCTGACCAACCTCCAGGTGATCGACGTCGGCGGCAACTCGCTCGGACCAGCATTCCCTAAGCTCGGGAGGAAGGTGGTCACCGCGGTGCTGAGCCGGAACAggttcggcggcggcctcccggAAGCGCTGGGCTCGTTCTACCTGCTGGAGCGGCTGGACGTGTCCTGGAACCGGTTCGTTGGCCCGTTCACGCCGGCGCTGCTGTCCCTGCCGTCCATCCGGTACCTCAGCATCGCCGGGAACAGGTTCACCGGCACGCTGTCCGACAAGACGCCGTGCGGCGACAACCTCCAGTTCGTCGACCTGTCGTTGAATCTCCTCATGGGAAGCATACCATTCTGCTTGAGATCACCGGACAGGAAGCCAGGCATGGTGGTGCTCGACTCGACCAACTGCTTGGACGACAGTGATGGCTCACAACGCCCCTCACCGTTCTGTCAGAACCAAGCCTTGGCCGTGGGCATAGTGcccggcaaggagaagaagaacatTGCCAGGCACGCAGGCTTCGTCGCCGGCATTGTGATGGCGGTCCTTGTCGTCGTTTCAGTTGTCGGTTTCATTGTCTTCCTCGGCGTGAGGAAGGCGGCCATGAAAGGTGGTTCAAAGGCAAGGACTCTGGCAACTTCAGAGGAAGACAGTTCTTCGACTGGGTACCCTTCCAAGCTGCTCGCTGAAGCAC GATACATATCGCAGACGGTGAAGCTGGGAGCTCTGGGGATCCCATCATACAGATCATTTTCTTTGGTGGAGCTTGAAGCCGCAACTAACAACTTTGAAAACTCTTACCTAGTGGGACAAGACTCTCTTGGCGAG ATGTACCGAGGAAGGTTAGGGAATGGCACCCCAGTGACGATCAGGACCCTGAAGATCAAGAGGAGCCAGACTACCCAAAGCTTAAACCGTCACATTGATACCATCTCTAGGCTCAGGCATCAAAACTTGGTCAGCGCTCTAGGACACTGTTTTGAGTATGATCTTGACGATTCCACTGTGACCCAGCTGTACATTGTGTTCGAGTACGTGCAAAACGGGAACCTTAGGAGCAGGATCTCGC AAGGAACTGAAGGATGCAAGCTCACATGGTCACAAAGGATATCAGCTGCCATCGGTATTGCCAAGGGTATCCAGTTCTTGCACGGAGGGATCATACCTGGTATAGTTGGAAATGATCTGAGGATCACCAATATTCTTCTAGATCAGAATCATGTTGCCAAAATCGGCAGCTACAATATACCAATCCTAGCAGAGGCCATGAAATCTGAG GGAAACAAGTTCCAAACTGATAG tCCGATGTACAGCGATAAGGCCGACATCTTCGATTTTGGGGTGATCCTACTTGAGGTTGTGTCCGGGAAGACCATCACATCCATGTATGAG CTTGCCTGGGCAATCGCCGACGAGGACCGGGTCAGAAGGAGGAGCTTCGCGGACCCGGCGGTGAGCAAGGGGTGCTCAGACGAGTCATTGAGGACTGTCATGGAGATCTGCCAGAGGTGCCTGGCCAAGGAGCCCGCGCAGCGGCCATCAGTGGAGGACGTGCTCTGGAACCTGCAGTTCTCTGCCCAGGTGCAGGACGACTGGGAGGTGGAAGCCTGGAGCAGCGGCGCCGGGAGCCCGGTGTCGTCGTCGTCCAGGGTCACCAGGTCATCTCGGCTGAACTTGAGCAGATGA